A genomic region of Micromonospora sp. NBRC 110009 contains the following coding sequences:
- the rmuC gene encoding DNA recombination protein RmuC translates to MTSFATLAVVIICLAAGGAVGWLAARARSATEIARLEATLAATREGEGRLEQSMRALSYEATAQSQEAVARAVAPLHETLRRYEQRVVELERDRVDAYAELREQVRAMSTVSGELRTETKQLVAALRAPQVRGRWGEHQLRRIVEAAGMLEHCDFNEQVTAATDHQGVRPDLVVRLHGGRTVVVDAKAPFEAYLTAMEARDERGRDTQLDAHARHLRGHVDSLAAKSYWAAFDQAPEFVVLFVPADPFLDVALQRDPTLLEHAFARNVVLATPATLVALLRTVAYSWRQEALARNAATVHSLARELYGRLSTLGDHVGKLGASLGGAVTAYNRAVGSLEARVLVSARKLAELGVSDQELIAPAQLEVTPRQPQAPELAEGAPIVRYPRDMSD, encoded by the coding sequence GTGACGAGCTTCGCAACGCTGGCCGTGGTGATCATCTGCCTCGCCGCGGGCGGCGCGGTCGGCTGGCTGGCTGCCCGAGCCCGCTCGGCGACCGAGATCGCCCGGCTGGAGGCCACGCTCGCCGCCACCCGGGAGGGCGAGGGGCGGCTGGAGCAGTCCATGCGGGCGCTCAGCTACGAGGCGACGGCGCAGTCCCAGGAGGCCGTGGCGCGGGCCGTGGCCCCGCTGCACGAGACCCTCCGCCGCTACGAGCAGCGGGTCGTCGAGCTGGAGCGGGACCGGGTCGACGCGTACGCGGAGCTGCGCGAGCAGGTCCGCGCGATGAGCACCGTCTCCGGCGAGCTGCGCACCGAGACCAAGCAGCTGGTGGCCGCGCTGCGTGCGCCGCAGGTGCGGGGCCGCTGGGGCGAGCACCAGCTCCGCCGGATCGTGGAGGCGGCCGGCATGCTGGAGCACTGCGACTTCAACGAGCAGGTCACCGCCGCCACCGACCACCAGGGGGTCCGCCCCGACCTGGTGGTCCGGCTGCACGGCGGCCGGACGGTGGTGGTCGACGCCAAGGCGCCCTTCGAGGCCTACCTGACCGCCATGGAGGCGCGCGACGAGCGGGGGCGGGACACCCAGCTCGACGCGCACGCGCGGCACCTGCGCGGGCACGTGGACAGCCTTGCCGCCAAGTCCTACTGGGCGGCGTTCGACCAGGCCCCCGAGTTCGTGGTGCTCTTCGTGCCGGCCGACCCGTTCCTCGACGTGGCGCTGCAGCGTGACCCGACGCTGCTGGAGCACGCCTTCGCGCGCAACGTGGTGCTGGCCACGCCGGCCACGCTGGTGGCGCTGCTGCGCACGGTGGCGTACTCGTGGCGGCAGGAGGCGTTGGCCCGCAACGCCGCCACCGTGCACTCGCTGGCCCGTGAGCTGTACGGCCGACTGTCCACTCTCGGCGACCACGTCGGCAAGCTCGGCGCGTCGCTGGGCGGGGCGGTGACCGCGTACAACCGGGCGGTCGGCTCGCTGGAGGCACGGGTGCTGGTGAGCGCCCGCAAGCTGGCCGAGCTGGGCGTCTCCGACCAGGAGCTGATCGCTCCGGCGCAGCTCGAGGTGACGCCCCGCCAGCCGCAGGCGCCCGAGCTGGCCGAGGGCGCCCCGATCGTGCGCTATCCGCGGGACATGTCCGACTGA